The genomic window tgataagcatatgaatataCTAAACGATGGGGACCGCAGTATTGTAGTATTGTTCTTACATGGTGTTTCCAGTCGTTAGCGGTCAGAATCCGGTTAACCTTACCAACTGGAACCAGGATGTCTCTCCTCTGTGCAGCGTTGACCGCATGTTAATTGCAGCATGTTCCTGTGCCTGGTGCCAGAGAATTTCCGCAGACAAATTCAATCCATACAGGTAACGGTCTAGACCAATTCgcaagtactactagtagtagtatagttCTAGCAAATTATTTTCCATTTTAGAATTGAGATTATTATACAGTACAGGAAAATACATAGTTGAGACCAAATCGTACGTGCAGGGCAGATTCGGCCATAACTTTCACACAATTGGAGTACAGTACAGCCGTGCATGCAAATGCAGTAGGAGTAAGTCTTGTCCACATCGTACTAATACTAAAAATCTAGCTGTACTTCCACTACTGGGATTTCCCTGCTGCTTCCTTTGATGGCAAGATGGAAACCGGCCGGTGCACCGTTTTCCTTCCAGATTTGCACGTACCACCACCCACTTGATCGTCTTCATCAACACGCACCGTGTGTGATCTGGCCACTGTACTGCTCCCTACAATCCATAAAAAACATTGAGTCTCATTCGTTGTTCtaataaatcaaattaaaagctaaaaattaaaatttttaaacttgatttttaagttgattttaagatattttcaatataattattttaacGTTGGTTTTTAAGTCGTTACGAACTAATATAAGACAGTTTTTActgataaattaatttttatttcttaataaacCGTTTTAGTATTACTAGGAAATATGGGTAATCGATGAGGCTACAACCTAATACAAAATGTCTTAATACTATCTATATTTTTAGTATTGCAGTGTGTTATATTTTATAGATtagttttctattattttttccgttttatactataatatatatatatatatatataaatataaatatatataatgctagaaaatattataatatgaaatagagggagtacgcGGCAGAcggggaggagaaaaaaaaatcggtcaCTAATCAGAAGTATAAGACGAGGAGATCCTGCTACTTCTtccccatcaccaccaccaccaccatcgctttcttcctcctcgccttctgcttctgcatccatccatccatccattacTCGCCGAAGACTTCgcgcggggagagaggaggcaagCTTGGTCGCGGGAACGCGGGAAGAAAGGTCCGAGCTTGGAAGGAGAAGAAGTAGCCAAGAACGCGAGAGCTTGGAAGGCGAGCTGCGGTGGTGTAGCTAGCCAATGCCGGCGGGGAACTGGTAGGGAGGGggatggggggagggggaacGCTCGTCGACGGATTCCGCCGCCTCTTCCACCGCCGCACGGCGTCCGGCTCCAACCAGTCGTCcaacgccggcgaggaggtcgccTCCTCCGACCTCGAGGTCGCCGACGACCCGGATCTCGTCGCCCTCCGCTCCATCCGCATCCGCGTGCCCAAGCGCAAGATGCCTCTCCCCGTCGAGAGCCACAAGAAGGTGAGGAGGTGCCTAGTGTGAAgtgtgctttgctttgcttcgtTTTCTTTTCAGTTTGGGGGTGAAATGAAAGTTTCAGGCTTTCTCGTGATCCTTGATTCGTGGCCACGAGGGGTTCTTAGACAAGATCAGATCTTCGTGGCACCTGAATTACTTGCATACTGTACAATatcattatttctttttttctatgatCTGTGCAAAGTGCAATACAGCTCAAGTGCAGGTAAAGCTTGCGTGTTCTATCCAATCTTTCTTCTTTCGATGGTTGCTTGTAGAGCGATAGTTGCTTGTAAACTGCCATCCGATTCGTCATCCTGGCTGTTGACCTGTGTTATTCCAGTGATCTATGAAACGATCGATCTCGTAAAACTtaagtttctttctttctttctttctctgtttGCTTAGTTCTGAAATTACTTGCTCCTGCATGCTCCATTTCTTAGAGGAGTGCAATTGCAGCACTACTATGCAAAAAGCTTGTGCCCTCTTTTGGAGCTGTTCTCAACAATTGGTCCCATCATCCTTGTCATACTGATCCTTAGGAGCTCATATCCAAGTTGTCCACTTGTGGTTTTGGATGATCTCATCAGAATCGGCTACTAATTAGTACTCCAGGTTTGACTTGGTCTGGCCTATGTATATCTCTGGTACGGACTGTTTCTATTGGGAACAAGTCGCGTCTTGCACATGGTATGGAGCAGGTGTTCCTTTCATTTGCGAATAAACCTACATGTCTATGTACTGAAAATGTCAATTTTTGTTAGGTTGGTCATGATATTTCCAGGGAAAAGATCATGGTTTTGTTTATAGGGCTATTCTACTACTGAAGAAGTTTTATAACCAGCCACTCTGTATTTTTAGTTAGCTTAATATTTTCTTGCAAAATTGTGATCTTGTAGAACACAGTGGAAATGGAGTTCTTCACTGAGTATGGAGAAGCAAGCCAGTACCAGATCCAGGAAGTCATTGGCAAAGGAAGTTATGGAGTAGTTGCTGCTGCAGTAGATACCCGCACGGGTGAGCGGGTtgcgatcaagaagatcaaTGATGTGTTTGAGCATGTATCAGACGCTACGCGCATATTGCGTGAGATCAAGCTCCTTCGTCTGCTCCGTCACCCAGACATAGTTGAGATCAAACACATTATGCTTCCCCCTTCTCGAAGGGAGTTCCAAGATATTTATGTTGTTTTTGAGCTCATGGAGTCAGATCTCCATCAAGTCATCAGAGCGAACGATGACCTCACCCCGGAGCACTACCAGTTTTTCCTGTACCAACTTCTCCGTGCTCTCAAGTACATCCATGCAGGTAAGCTTAACTACTGATAATCCCCAATTCCCCAAGAACCTACTTGACCACCATTAAACACATAGTTCTGTTGATTTATCAATTAACATGGAATTCTAGCTTATTCTCTGATAAATCATCTATATTGGCACAGCTAATGTATTTCATCGCGATCTAAAGCCCAAGAATATACTAGCAAACTCAGACTGCAAATTGAAAATATGTGATTTCGGACTTGCCCGAGCATCATTCAATGATGCCCCTTCAGCAATATTTTGGACGGTAATGTGCTTATATGAGATTTTACATTCCTCTTTAAGTCTTTATGTTATTAATTATGTTCTACTTTGTGAAGGATTATGTTGCAACGAGGTGGTACCGAGCACCTGAATTATGTGGCTCATTTTTCTCCAAAGTAAGGTCTTCAACACTAGAATTCTTTCAATCAAGATTAATGCTTTTGTGGCACCATAGATGAACTGGTCTAGTTGTTTTTAGcaatgctttcttttttttttcctttttctttatcTATCCAACTTACAGTTGTGCTAAATGAAGTATAGAAAATtaagttatttttctttttgttgatattttagttgtttgtaCATACAATTTTCTATCAAAGCTGCGCCACTTGAAACTGGATGAGTAACATTCTTGTAGAGAAACAATATACTGTGAACTCTTTTGTGCAATGCTGATGCTCTAGCGTTCCATGTGTTTTATGTGTTCTAACAAGAGCCAATTTGCATACAGTACACTCCTGCAATTGATATTTGGAGTATTGGGTGCATATTTGCTGAACTTCTCACTGGGAGACCACTATTTCCTGGGAAGAATGTTGTGCACCAATTAGATATTATAACAGATCTTCTTGGAACTCCATCATCAGAAACCTTATCCAGGGTATGTTTACTTTATACCGATTCTCATATATCCTTGAACCTCCTATTCAGTAACATTCAAGAAGATCCAATTCTCTAATAAGATGAAACAATCACCTTACTGTTTTCTGCGTCTCTGCAGATTCGAAATGAGAAGGCCAGGAGATACTTGAGCACCATGCGGAAAAAACATGCTGTCCCCTTCTCTCAGAAGTTCCGCAATACTGACCCCTTGGCTCTTCGTCTGCTAGAGCGTTTACTGGCATTTGATCCTAAAGATCGGCCTTCAGCTGAAGAAGTAAGCTCAAGAGAAAGCATAGCATCCTTTCCAAACCTcaaaagtagttttttttttaaaaaaaaaactttcagaaAACACACATTTTTTATATGTTATATTCTCTTCCAATTTTCAGGCTTTGGCTGATCCGTACTTCGCAAGTCTTGCTAATGTGGAACGTGAGCCCTCAAGACATCCAATCTCAAAACTTGAGTTTGAATTCGAGAGACGGAAGCTGACAAAAGATGATGTTAGAGAATTAATTTATCGAGAGGTACAAAGCAATAGCTCAAGTTTCCTGCTTTGtgttaataataaaattttcagCTTTTCAAGATTGATAATTATGAAAAGCAAACAGATTTTGGAGTATCACCCACAGATGCTGCAAGAGTATATGAAAGGTGGAGAGCAGATTAGCTTCCTCTATCCAAGGTGGAGTCTTGcattaatttttctttctttcatcagTTTTAAATTTGACGTGACAAAGATGAATATCTGGCTTTGTTCCAGCAAGTTAGCATGGTGTACAATATACTTCTTTGCACCAACAAAATTGCCTTCGCCAAATACTCTTGTTGGCAAAGCAAATTTACTAAGTATAGTAGTAATTTGCTTTGCAGTGCTATCATGAGTTAATATCTGATCTATTCTTGTTGCTCTCATTTTGGTATATCTTTATTTCCAAGGCTCCTTTCACCCGAAAATTGCATGGACATTGTTACAGGAAACACTAGCCATGTGTGCGtctaatatatatttatcatgTCCTTGCATggttttctctcctttttttaccGTGAACATAGCTATTCTGTTAATATTGTTATCTTACTGCAGTGGGGTTGATCGCTTCAAACGACAGTTTGCACACCTTGAGGAGAACTACAGCAAAGGAGAAAGAGGTTCTCCACTGCAGAGGAAGCATGCTTCTTTACCGAGGTACATAATGTGGCAATATCAGAAATCAAAAGTGCAGACCTACTTACTTTCATATCAATTATTGTGCTAACTTCTCCATTGATTTTGCATATAACAGGGAGAGAGTAGGTGTATCAAAGGATGGTTATAACCAACAAAACACCAATGACCAAGAGAGGAGTGCAGATTCCGTTGCCCGCACTACAGTAAGCCCTCCAATGTCACAAGATGCACAACAACATGGATCTGCTGGCCAAAATGGTGTGACATCCACAGACTTGAGTTCGAGGAGCTATCTGAAGAGTGCAAGCATTAGTGCTTCCAAGTGTGTCGCTGTCAAGGACAATAAAGAACCAGAGGTACTGTTACTTTGCTGCCTGAAATTTGTCTATGATTCTTATAAGTCGGCAAAGTTGCATAGCTATGCACGATCGAACAAAAGTATAAGAAATGATgcgtgaaaagaaaaggaattgaCTGGTTTGTTGCATAGGTAGTAACTCCATTTCCCTTTGCATTTCCCTTTTGTTTTTGCTATCCTTTAGGATGATTACATCTCTGAAGAAATGGAAGGGTCGGTCGATGGATTGTCTGAACAAGTCTCCAGGATGCACTCCTAGTGCACAACGATGACGATGATCAGTGCAAGATTCTGTGAGGCGCACCAGATGCTGATAATTTCCAAGCAGAATGCTGCACTGCaagtttggactttggacaatgcaagtatgcaacagcCAGCCCGAGATGATTGGCATCTTCTTATGCTCATCCATGTTCACATATTCTTCTTGCCATTGTGCTGTCTGTCACTACAGGACCCCTGCATGGATTAATGTATTATCCCTCTGATGTAACACTAGATTAGTCCATCTGTCCATGGAGGAATGAATAGCAAGCAGCCAGCTTGTGCATCATGTGGGCATGTTCATTTTCCAGTGAGATCTAGTCATATCCATGCTTTTTTTGTAATGGTATATGAAACAGTTTATCAGTGAGACTGATCCATTCCTCTTTGAAGAACTGCTGAGACAGTGATCCATTCCTCTTTGAAGAACTGTTCATTTTCAGTACATTAAGCCTAGTAAAGTTCAGATGTTTGAGCTCGGTGCTTAATAATCATGTCACACGAATTTTCCAAGATGAATGCCAAGTAGGAGTAGTATGTATGAGTGTACAATtgcatcagaaattcagaatgaaATTGGCGAATACCAGACGTAGCGGAGGAGATTCGTTCGAAGTCACAGGTTTTGGCGGCCGCGAGTCCGACGACCCGGAATGCAGTTTCGTACGCTGGAGCTGGCAGCACACTGAAGAAATTCCTGTAGCTGAATGCCTTGGAGAAATGTGGTATGTGATCACAAGctcttacttaaaaaaaaaaggtaaactgCATAAACCACATGTTTTGTGATCAAAGTTGCAGAAAATCACACGTACTTTGATATTCATGATGCGCGTTAGACTACTGATCGCTAGCATTAGCGGTCATTTCTGAGTGATCCCATTTCCATTTCATCTTCTGCTACTCAGGATAGTGAAAACATCTGAAGAAATggaagtctgaactctgaacaggTAAACCCAGGATGCATTCCTTAGTGCGACAATGACAGATGACGATGATCGGTGCAAGATTTCTGCCAGACACACCAGATGGCAATAATATGGAAGCAGGACACTGCACGGCAAGTTTCTTTGAACTTTGGACACTGCAAACAGTCGTCCAAAGATGATTTGCCACTTCTTATGAGTTATGCCCACGCACAATGCACGTTCATCTACTCTTACCATCATGTTACTCAATTCAGATGCGAGTCATGCAACATTAGATATTTAGATTAGATTTGGTCCATGGAGGAATGAAGACTGGCCAGCTTTTCCACCATGTGAGCATGTTCATTTTCCAACCAATGGCATGTGAAGGTTATCATGTGCTGTTCCTCTGTAAAAAGAGCTGTGCTAATAGATCAAGAAGCATCACCTTTCGCATGCAATGTTTTCTTGTCTAATTGATCAATAACTGAGCCACACACTCTTTTACAAGACACACAGACATCTTCAAGTGCGCAGATGAAACGTCTTCCAGAACACCCCTCCATTCCAGTACTGCGAGCAACTCTATTGGGAGCTGAATTTACTGACTACTGAATTACAGAAAGGCAGGAGACATCTCATGACGATTTTCTTCGGTCAGAACAGTTGTCTTCACAAGATTCTTACAATTCACAACAAGCTCTCTCCTCAGATTGACCCTTGTCCAAACAGAGCTTCATAAGATATCAAGTTATGTGTTACTAAAGCATAATGAGCTAGACCTTAAGATACAATACAACAATGAGTCAATGACAGACGTCTGAGGCAAGATCTGTACATACTGGCGGGTAGCTACTCAACGAAGGGGTACATTTGGCATCTTAATTAGAACACTACACTAACTGACTAGCTGCTAGCTAATCCGGGAGCAGCAGATTTCTCTGGGCTCAATCCTTGCATTGAATATATACATAGCTGCCATCAGTGGTCGCCAACATAATCAGAAAGGACTAACTCTTCCAGCAAGCATAAGCATGAATTCAGGAACAAGGCGGCGTGCAACAGGTACAGCAAGATGCTGGGCAGATGTATCTGGATTGTCATTGTGTATCACAGTAACAATCTCTTCGAGCAGCTTATCCCTACCACCCCGGAGAGGATCCTACAGCACagattaatcagagaaaaagcaTCAAGCGTAAGAACTTTGTGCATTCAAATTACACTGCCAAATACACCAGGGCGTGATACCCATGTTGGGACAATAACAAACATCAAGCAATACAGTTTATACATGATGATCAGTTGAGACAGTTAATTCTTTGAAGGGTTGAACCTTCAGGCCCTTTCTCTTGTAAACAAATTACAATCACATTGTATACTAAGCCGATAACGCCTTTATATTGGCTGAAGGTACTTAGTTATACTACCCACCATAATGGTTCTTAAATCAAAGACTATGACCATCTTGAAATCACAATATAGAGAAGAACAACATTACATCGAAGAATGAATAATTTTATATCTAGAAGAAAGAAAGTACCATAAAAGCCAAAAAGAATAAAATGTCTAAACAAAGCAACCCATATCCAATAACCACTAATGTAACAATAGATTACCTGAAGGAACAAGTCAGTATGTGTCTTTCCATCATACAAGAACAGATCTGCTTTAGCGCCATTCTGTTGTAAAGCATCAAAGAAAGCCTCGCTGCATTTTTTCAATTAAGTCAATCAATACAAATAGTCCAATATGGCAATATCCATAATATAGAAGTTTCGTCAGATAACACAACTACAAAAGTTACTGGTGAGGAGGAAAAACAAACAAGTGACTAAATCTCCTAAATGAAAGCTAGATGGTAGCACTAGAATCCCTAAGAATAATACTTGTTTCTTCTTAACAAGTGTTAACTACTCAACACCAACAGGAAATGGCACAACGACATGATGTTGCACTAGACTTATCTCTTCTTCTTGACTAGTGCAAAACTACAATAAGATTCAAGAAGAAACAATTTCTAACTAGTCTATGTTTTTCTTCAGCATGCCAAACAACATGGAAAATTCATTTGAAATGGATGCAGACAAGATCAGGGCACTATGAAGTATAAACAATCCAAAAGTCCTTAGAATACCCAAGTCCCTCAGTTTGGTTTAGTCATCTCATTTTGTTTGGTCAGTAACAGCATGTGGAAACTTTATCATAAGGCAtacttattataaaataatgtcaAAAAGGTTTAAATGAGTTTCATTTCACTTTGTTCGAGAGAAAAGTTTCATTTCACTTAACCTGAGACATTCATCTCCTGGAAGAGAAAACAACTGAATAAGTATATAGTTGGTTTGTCCAATctaatgatttcaaatcaataCGACAAGAAAACATGCACCATGTGATCAACCATTCCAGTTGAACCCACCTCTCAGCCGATGGTATTGAATAGTCACTTGTTCCATGAAAAAGGAATATTCGAGGTAATAGAGATACTGCAGACCTAGCAGCTGGGTCCTTAACCATCACCAGTGGAGAAAATTTTTGCAACGACTCCTCGCCTTCCATTATGCTGTGAAACATATTGTTGAAGTGGAGTTTTAGTGTATATAAAGATAATCAACATGATATGCTCACATAGTTCAATAGTTATGTGGGAGTTGTTGTGGAGGACATGAATACAATACTATGCTACTTTTAACTAGctgtaaacaaaaatataccTGAGAAAGATCGATCGGTACAGGCCACGTTTATGGAAATGATCGACCAAGTTAAGAAGATTATAGCTGTAGAAATCATAAATCAACTGTCAAGTCCGATACACCAGAATTCCTGTATATGTGAACCATTAATGAAACTACTAAAAATGTAATATAATCTCATATTAACAACAAAGGTACCAAAATGATCCATAAATTACAAAGGCTGAACATGAATCATCAATAATATTTATAGAGTGAGCCCAATTGCCACGTCACTTCTTAAAAAGGGAACTTCTGATTTCTTAAATCTAGAGCAGCATATTACAGCTCTGCTCACAAAGAAGCTCAGCAGACTACATGATATATTCCACTGCACACTGTTGCAAATATTTGACGATACAAACAACTGAAAACTGAAAGTAGTGTGTACATGCGCATTCTCATACACATTATAAAAAATGCAAGCCTTGCTGCATGTCACCTACTGTAAGTGTAAAGAGAATAGGATATTACCCGCCAGAAATACCAAAATAAGCT from Oryza glaberrima chromosome 6, OglaRS2, whole genome shotgun sequence includes these protein-coding regions:
- the LOC127776097 gene encoding mitogen-activated protein kinase 12, which codes for MGGGGTLVDGFRRLFHRRTASGSNQSSNAGEEVASSDLEVADDPDLVALRSIRIRVPKRKMPLPVESHKKNTVEMEFFTEYGEASQYQIQEVIGKGSYGVVAAAVDTRTGERVAIKKINDVFEHVSDATRILREIKLLRLLRHPDIVEIKHIMLPPSRREFQDIYVVFELMESDLHQVIRANDDLTPEHYQFFLYQLLRALKYIHAANVFHRDLKPKNILANSDCKLKICDFGLARASFNDAPSAIFWTDYVATRWYRAPELCGSFFSKYTPAIDIWSIGCIFAELLTGRPLFPGKNVVHQLDIITDLLGTPSSETLSRIRNEKARRYLSTMRKKHAVPFSQKFRNTDPLALRLLERLLAFDPKDRPSAEEALADPYFASLANVEREPSRHPISKLEFEFERRKLTKDDVRELIYREILEYHPQMLQEYMKGGEQISFLYPSGVDRFKRQFAHLEENYSKGERGSPLQRKHASLPRERVGVSKDGYNQQNTNDQERSADSVARTTVSPPMSQDAQQHGSAGQNGVTSTDLSSRSYLKSASISASKCVAVKDNKEPEDDYISEEMEGSVDGLSEQVSRMHS